One window from the genome of Candidatus Binatia bacterium encodes:
- the gcvPA gene encoding aminomethyl-transferring glycine dehydrogenase subunit GcvPA, with product MRYTPHTPADKERMLQTIGLSRIEELIEHIPRSLREKAKISLPEGLTEVAVKRQMAALAAKNASAQDWSFFLGGGIYHHAIPSAVDAIISRSEFSTSYTPYQPEVSQGTLTAMYEFQTLICQLTGMEVANAGVYDGASAVAEAVLMARRLQDGRGRVFVSRALHPQYRSVIATYLKNLQGVELVEVPFTKSGATDAEFVAKALDDKAMCVVAGYPNFFGVIEDLVPLRAACDRSGALLATVTSEPLSLALLKPPGAYGADIAVGEGQSLGVPMTLGGPGFGFFAAQKKFVRSLPGRLVGETVDGEGRRGFVLTLSTREQHIRREKATSNICTSQSLCALAATVYMSMLGKNGMRRIAEVNAARAHRTKERLVKEAGLTPVFSGPFFNEFVLKASGWAGRRARFISDKMVPGISLSEWYPELEDSLLVCVTEMNEEEEIEKLVRNFQGR from the coding sequence ATGCGCTATACCCCGCATACTCCCGCCGACAAGGAGCGGATGCTCCAAACGATCGGCCTCTCACGGATCGAAGAACTGATCGAGCACATTCCCCGCTCGCTTAGAGAGAAGGCGAAAATCTCCCTGCCGGAAGGTTTGACCGAGGTCGCGGTCAAAAGACAGATGGCCGCGCTCGCGGCGAAGAACGCCAGCGCCCAGGACTGGAGCTTCTTTCTCGGCGGCGGAATCTACCATCACGCGATCCCCAGCGCCGTCGACGCGATCATCTCGCGCTCGGAGTTTTCCACTTCCTACACGCCCTACCAACCTGAAGTGAGCCAAGGAACGCTCACGGCGATGTACGAGTTCCAGACGCTGATCTGCCAGTTGACCGGAATGGAAGTCGCGAACGCCGGAGTTTACGACGGCGCGTCGGCGGTCGCGGAGGCCGTGCTCATGGCGCGACGGCTGCAAGACGGCAGGGGCCGGGTTTTCGTCTCGCGCGCGCTGCATCCGCAGTACCGCAGCGTCATCGCGACGTATCTTAAAAATCTGCAGGGCGTCGAGCTGGTCGAAGTCCCATTCACGAAAAGCGGCGCGACCGACGCGGAGTTTGTCGCCAAGGCGCTGGACGACAAGGCGATGTGCGTCGTCGCGGGTTATCCCAACTTTTTCGGCGTGATCGAGGACCTCGTGCCGCTTCGCGCGGCGTGCGACCGCTCCGGCGCGCTGCTGGCGACGGTTACGAGCGAGCCGCTCTCGCTCGCGCTTTTGAAGCCGCCGGGAGCGTACGGCGCGGATATTGCCGTCGGCGAAGGCCAAAGCCTCGGCGTGCCGATGACGCTCGGCGGGCCGGGTTTCGGCTTTTTTGCCGCGCAGAAAAAATTCGTGCGCAGCCTGCCGGGGAGGCTCGTCGGCGAAACCGTCGACGGCGAGGGCCGGCGTGGGTTCGTCTTGACGCTCTCCACGCGCGAGCAGCACATCCGGCGCGAAAAGGCCACGTCAAACATTTGCACGAGCCAGAGCCTCTGCGCGCTGGCGGCGACCGTCTACATGTCCATGCTGGGAAAAAACGGCATGCGCCGCATCGCCGAAGTCAACGCGGCGCGCGCCCACCGGACGAAAGAACGCCTTGTCAAAGAGGCCGGTCTCACTCCCGTCTTCAGCGGGCCTTTTTTCAACGAGTTCGTCCTAAAGGCGAGCGGGTGGGCTGGCCGGCGCGCTCGCTTTATCTCCGACAAGATGGTGCCGGGCATCTCCCTGTCCGAATGGTATCCCGAGCTTGAAGACAGCCTGCTCGTCTGCGTGACCGAAATGAACGAAGAAGAGGAGATCGAGAAACTTGTCCGAAACTTCCAAGGACGCTGA
- a CDS encoding VOC family protein, with amino-acid sequence MAQIRHLAIKTENPAKLANFYKEVFGLEELHRPRGEDGPVYLTDGYFNLAILPNTDQQARSGLYHFGFLVDSVDKIVDKIRKLEVSNPPKFRPKGRPYAELRASDPDGNFFDISEHGFQDVKPFKGK; translated from the coding sequence ATGGCGCAAATCCGCCACCTCGCGATCAAGACGGAAAATCCGGCGAAGCTTGCCAACTTCTATAAAGAAGTTTTCGGCCTCGAGGAGCTGCACCGGCCGCGCGGCGAAGACGGGCCCGTGTATTTGACCGACGGTTATTTCAACCTCGCGATCCTGCCGAACACGGACCAGCAGGCGCGGAGCGGTCTCTATCACTTCGGCTTTCTCGTGGATAGCGTGGACAAGATAGTCGATAAGATCCGGAAGCTCGAGGTGTCGAATCCCCCCAAGTTTCGTCCCAAAGGCCGTCCCTACGCCGAGCTGCGCGCCTCGGACCCCGACGGCAACTTCTTCGACATCTCCGAGCACGGCTTTCAAGACGTGAAGCCGTTCAAGGGCAAATAA
- the folD gene encoding bifunctional methylenetetrahydrofolate dehydrogenase/methenyltetrahydrofolate cyclohydrolase FolD → MATIIDGKAVAREIQAEIKAEVDGLKRRWGMVPGLGVVLVGDDPASHLYVKNKEKACKEVGIRSEEHLLPESVSEKEILSLIQKLNRKDEIHGILVQLPLPAHVRAERVLNAVSPQKDIDGFHPVNQGLLLAGGEGFRPCTPMGIMKLLESARCDPKGKNATVVGRSNIVGKPVAIMLLEKHATVTICHSRTAHLKDEVGRADIVVAAVGKAAMIRGDWIKPGAVVIDVGINRLPSGKLSGDVEFESAKERASAITPVPGGVGPMTICMLLFNTLRAAKESLQREG, encoded by the coding sequence ATGGCGACGATCATCGACGGCAAAGCCGTCGCGCGAGAGATTCAAGCCGAGATCAAAGCAGAGGTCGATGGCCTGAAGCGGAGATGGGGCATGGTCCCGGGATTGGGCGTGGTGTTGGTCGGCGACGATCCCGCGTCTCATCTCTACGTGAAAAATAAAGAAAAGGCCTGCAAGGAAGTCGGCATCCGTTCCGAAGAGCATCTTCTTCCCGAGTCGGTTTCGGAAAAAGAGATCCTTTCTTTGATCCAAAAGCTGAATCGCAAGGACGAGATCCACGGCATTCTGGTCCAGCTGCCGCTGCCGGCGCACGTCCGCGCCGAGCGCGTGCTCAACGCGGTGTCGCCGCAGAAAGACATCGATGGATTTCATCCGGTGAACCAGGGGCTGTTGCTCGCCGGCGGCGAGGGCTTCAGGCCGTGCACGCCGATGGGAATCATGAAGCTCCTGGAGTCCGCGCGCTGCGATCCCAAGGGAAAGAACGCGACCGTGGTGGGCCGGAGCAACATCGTGGGGAAGCCGGTCGCCATCATGCTCTTGGAAAAGCACGCGACCGTCACCATCTGCCATTCGCGCACCGCCCATCTCAAGGACGAGGTTGGCCGCGCCGATATCGTGGTCGCGGCGGTCGGCAAAGCGGCGATGATCCGCGGCGACTGGATCAAGCCGGGCGCGGTGGTGATCGACGTCGGCATCAACCGCCTTCCCAGCGGCAAGCTGTCCGGCGACGTGGAATTCGAAAGCGCCAAGGAGCGTGCCTCGGCCATCACGCCGGTGCCGGGCGGCGTCGGGCCCATGACGATCTGCATGCTTCTGTTCAATACGTTGAGGGCGGCAAAGGAATCGCTGCAGCGGGAAGGTTAA
- a CDS encoding VOC family protein encodes MLRPVGLIHGHYECRSLDETLPIFTDLLALEILKRNNGEAVVKHPNTDWLLIVHEGGPNARSKPHNNHYGFRVANSKEIPAAYSYLDDHKAKYGIKSVTKPHEAHFAYSVYFKEPGGNDLEIEYYNPNAVQHGRRIAATPWKQLMPEDRFPGRGYVPQAMSHGTLQCDNKEASDRFYKEVLGLDIVGGGRQSSYIKHPSTPWYIVVLPMNGHRDYLAPVNRFTLKLATLADVQDAHREFSADGKKYGITEVWDLEEKNGDVSFIFSDLDKNWWETTASKSAS; translated from the coding sequence ATGCTCCGGCCTGTAGGACTGATTCACGGACACTACGAATGCCGCTCTCTCGACGAGACGCTGCCGATCTTCACCGATCTATTGGCTTTAGAGATACTAAAACGCAACAACGGCGAAGCCGTCGTCAAGCATCCCAACACCGATTGGCTCCTGATCGTGCACGAGGGCGGGCCTAATGCGCGCAGCAAGCCGCACAACAACCATTACGGCTTTCGAGTTGCGAATTCCAAGGAGATCCCCGCGGCCTATAGCTACCTCGACGACCATAAAGCGAAGTACGGCATCAAATCGGTGACCAAGCCGCACGAGGCGCACTTCGCCTACTCGGTTTATTTCAAAGAGCCAGGAGGCAACGATCTGGAAATCGAGTACTACAACCCGAATGCGGTCCAACACGGCCGTCGCATCGCCGCGACGCCCTGGAAACAGCTCATGCCGGAAGATCGGTTTCCGGGAAGAGGGTACGTCCCGCAGGCGATGTCCCACGGCACGCTCCAATGCGACAACAAGGAGGCGAGCGACCGTTTTTACAAAGAGGTACTCGGCCTCGACATCGTCGGCGGCGGAAGACAGTCGAGCTACATCAAGCATCCTTCGACTCCGTGGTACATCGTGGTCTTGCCGATGAACGGGCACCGCGATTATTTGGCGCCCGTCAACCGCTTCACGCTCAAGCTCGCCACGCTGGCCGACGTCCAGGACGCGCACCGCGAATTCTCCGCCGACGGTAAGAAGTACGGAATCACGGAAGTTTGGGATCTGGAAGAAAAAAACGGCGACGTTTCGTTTATCTTCAGCGATCTCGACAAGAACTGGTGGGAAACGACCGCGTCGAAGTCGGCCTCGTAA
- the gcvT gene encoding glycine cleavage system aminomethyltransferase GcvT translates to MNAPATPQVRKKTPLNSVHRRLGAKMVEFAGWDMPVQYRGVIEEHLAVRGRAGLFDVSHMGEVEVRGAGAVDFCQTLTPNDLSRLKPGQAQYNLLLNDNGGTVDDIVIYPLKADHVFICVNASNTDKDFDWIEKHGAGKVKVEDTSARYVQLALQGPLAENILQRLTSPRLAELKTFYFFFAAVGGIESLVARTGYTGEDGFEIFCEAPDGEKLWDVLMQAGSEDGLQPAGLGARDTLRLERALPLYGHELDDSTTPLEAGLDWVVKFSKGSFLGRDPLLKQKEEGVRRKLVGLEMTDPGIARSHYPVFKGSARSGEVTSGTKSPTLGKAIAMAYVRAEDAAAGDSVEVEIRERRAAARIVPLPFYRRQVK, encoded by the coding sequence GTGAACGCGCCAGCCACACCCCAGGTCCGAAAAAAGACTCCGCTTAACTCCGTTCATCGGCGCCTGGGGGCGAAGATGGTCGAGTTTGCCGGCTGGGACATGCCGGTCCAATACAGGGGGGTGATCGAAGAACATTTGGCCGTGCGCGGGCGCGCCGGGCTTTTCGACGTGAGCCACATGGGAGAGGTCGAGGTCCGGGGCGCGGGCGCCGTGGATTTTTGCCAGACGTTAACGCCCAACGATCTCTCGCGTTTAAAGCCGGGACAAGCTCAGTACAACCTGCTGCTGAATGATAACGGCGGTACCGTCGACGATATCGTGATCTACCCCCTCAAGGCGGATCACGTTTTCATTTGCGTCAACGCCTCGAACACGGACAAGGACTTCGACTGGATCGAGAAGCACGGCGCCGGCAAGGTCAAGGTAGAAGATACCAGCGCCCGCTACGTCCAGCTCGCGCTCCAAGGACCCCTGGCGGAGAATATCTTGCAACGATTGACTTCCCCGCGCCTCGCAGAGCTGAAGACGTTTTATTTTTTTTTCGCCGCGGTGGGCGGGATCGAGTCTCTGGTGGCGCGCACCGGCTATACCGGCGAAGACGGCTTCGAGATTTTTTGCGAGGCGCCGGACGGAGAAAAATTGTGGGATGTTCTCATGCAAGCGGGAAGCGAAGACGGGCTCCAGCCGGCCGGCCTCGGCGCGCGGGACACGCTTCGCCTCGAGCGTGCCCTGCCGCTCTACGGGCATGAGCTCGACGATTCCACGACGCCGCTGGAAGCGGGCCTCGACTGGGTGGTGAAATTTTCCAAGGGCTCTTTTCTCGGGCGCGATCCGTTGCTAAAGCAGAAAGAGGAAGGGGTCCGCCGCAAGCTCGTCGGTTTGGAGATGACCGATCCCGGCATCGCGCGCAGCCATTATCCGGTTTTCAAAGGGAGCGCGCGCAGCGGCGAAGTGACGAGCGGAACGAAATCGCCTACGCTCGGAAAGGCCATCGCGATGGCTTACGTTCGCGCCGAGGATGCGGCCGCCGGTGACAGCGTCGAGGTGGAAATCCGGGAACGCCGCGCCGCGGCGCGGATCGTGCCCTTGCCCTTCTATCGCCGCCAGGTGAAATAG
- the gcvH gene encoding glycine cleavage system protein GcvH produces the protein MEFPEGLKYSKEHEWVLVEDKIAIIGITEFAQHELGDVVYVELPEIGEKVVKDDPFGAVESVKAVSDVFAPVGGTVVEVNDTLPESPETINDDPYGDGWMIKVEMTDKDDLKDLMSAEEYAEYIEQQKEGDEEEEDDDEDNGEDEDEDEDK, from the coding sequence ATGGAGTTTCCAGAGGGGCTCAAATATTCCAAAGAGCACGAGTGGGTGTTGGTGGAGGACAAGATCGCGATCATCGGGATCACGGAATTCGCCCAGCACGAGCTGGGCGACGTCGTTTACGTCGAGCTTCCCGAAATCGGCGAGAAAGTCGTGAAGGACGATCCGTTCGGCGCCGTCGAATCGGTCAAGGCCGTCTCCGACGTCTTTGCGCCGGTCGGCGGCACCGTCGTCGAGGTCAACGACACGCTGCCGGAGAGCCCCGAGACCATCAACGACGATCCCTACGGCGACGGCTGGATGATCAAGGTCGAGATGACGGACAAGGACGATCTAAAAGATTTGATGAGCGCGGAAGAGTACGCCGAATACATCGAGCAGCAAAAAGAAGGGGACGAAGAGGAGGAGGACGACGACGAGGATAACGGAGAAGATGAAGATGAGGATGAGGACAAATAG
- a CDS encoding ethanolamine ammonia lyase-activating protein — MQAEGSPAYERVDSTAERMDTPYDRWAASQGIDVVKGFGVENVYEVPLKWWERMGGNGVFINLAGTGYLDDAYVCSIAPGKSLRPQRHLFEELVYILDGRGATTMWQDNGPKQSFEWQKGSLFAIPLNASYQHFNGQGDREARLISVTSAPLVFNLFHSEDFIMNNPYVFSDRFKGEDGYFAGRGRLYKDRVLETNFVADAINIEPVAWHERGKGNRTIFFELAESTMGAHVSEFPVGIYKKAHRHGPGAHVMILSGKGYSFMWPEGAERMRFDWNPGSLVVPPENWFHQHFNSGNKPARYLALKMLSRRHKLVPGKIKSDVSIKDGGMQIEYEDEDPEIRRVFDEACAKSGATVMMK; from the coding sequence ATGCAAGCTGAAGGCTCACCCGCTTACGAGCGCGTCGACAGCACCGCTGAGCGCATGGACACGCCCTACGATCGTTGGGCGGCGTCGCAGGGCATCGATGTCGTCAAGGGCTTCGGTGTCGAGAACGTTTACGAAGTTCCGCTCAAGTGGTGGGAGAGAATGGGCGGCAACGGCGTCTTCATCAATCTCGCAGGGACCGGCTATCTCGACGACGCTTACGTTTGCAGCATCGCGCCGGGAAAAAGTCTCAGGCCGCAGCGCCATCTGTTCGAGGAGCTGGTCTATATCCTCGACGGCCGCGGGGCGACGACGATGTGGCAGGATAACGGGCCCAAGCAGAGCTTCGAGTGGCAGAAGGGAAGTCTCTTCGCGATTCCCTTGAACGCTTCTTACCAGCACTTCAATGGTCAGGGCGACCGCGAGGCGCGGCTCATTTCCGTAACCAGCGCGCCGCTCGTCTTCAACCTGTTTCACTCGGAAGATTTCATCATGAACAACCCTTACGTCTTCTCAGACCGGTTCAAAGGCGAGGACGGCTACTTCGCTGGAAGAGGAAGGTTATATAAGGATCGCGTTCTGGAGACGAACTTCGTTGCCGACGCGATCAACATCGAGCCGGTCGCGTGGCACGAGCGCGGCAAGGGCAACCGAACGATTTTCTTCGAGCTGGCCGAAAGCACGATGGGCGCGCATGTATCCGAGTTTCCCGTCGGCATCTATAAAAAAGCGCACCGCCATGGACCGGGGGCGCACGTCATGATCCTTTCCGGAAAAGGTTACTCTTTCATGTGGCCCGAGGGTGCTGAGCGAATGCGTTTTGACTGGAACCCCGGCTCCCTCGTTGTTCCGCCGGAAAATTGGTTTCATCAGCATTTCAACTCGGGCAACAAGCCCGCGCGGTATCTAGCGCTCAAGATGCTAAGCCGCCGCCACAAGCTCGTACCGGGAAAGATCAAGTCGGACGTATCGATCAAAGACGGAGGCATGCAGATCGAGTACGAGGACGAAGACCCGGAGATCCGGCGCGTATTCGACGAAGCCTGCGCGAAGTCCGGCGCCACGGTGATGATGAAGTAG